In one Staphylococcus lutrae genomic region, the following are encoded:
- a CDS encoding alpha/beta hydrolase: protein MKKIWIWGISAVVLIILVGVTFMAINRNASIANNPKHAKFIDSETPTLFLHGFGGSLNSVKFLVSQTEKQGVTQEVITAHVDKNGAVTLKGQLTKKAINPIVQIELENNEESNPKTNAEWFKNVIVALQKEYHFKNFNFVGHSMANMTFAQYMAMYGNDSSLPQLSKEVNIAGTFNGVLGINEEVNEITVNEDGKPSRMIPPYQDLQVLKSVYRGKNIEVLNIYGDLLDGSHSDGSVSVSSARSLKYLLGDSPKRYKESKYEGQTAQHSALHENEKVATELIQFLWHK, encoded by the coding sequence GTGAAGAAAATATGGATTTGGGGTATCAGTGCCGTCGTGCTCATCATATTAGTTGGGGTTACGTTTATGGCAATCAATCGGAATGCGTCCATAGCGAATAACCCGAAACATGCGAAATTTATTGATAGCGAGACGCCTACACTGTTTTTACATGGATTTGGAGGAAGCTTAAACTCAGTTAAGTTTTTGGTCTCACAAACTGAAAAGCAAGGTGTGACGCAAGAAGTGATCACTGCACATGTCGACAAAAATGGTGCAGTCACGCTAAAAGGTCAATTGACGAAAAAGGCTATCAATCCGATTGTCCAAATAGAATTGGAAAACAATGAGGAAAGCAATCCGAAAACGAACGCGGAATGGTTTAAAAATGTCATCGTTGCATTGCAAAAAGAATATCATTTTAAAAACTTTAATTTTGTAGGGCATTCTATGGCGAATATGACATTTGCACAATATATGGCGATGTATGGTAATGATTCATCCTTACCGCAATTATCGAAAGAAGTGAACATCGCCGGAACATTTAATGGTGTCCTGGGCATTAACGAAGAAGTGAATGAAATTACGGTGAATGAGGACGGAAAGCCGAGTCGTATGATTCCACCTTATCAAGATCTACAAGTCCTAAAATCGGTTTATCGCGGTAAAAATATTGAAGTATTAAATATTTACGGAGATTTATTAGACGGGTCGCACTCTGACGGTAGTGTTTCTGTAAGTTCAGCTCGTTCGCTGAAATACTTACTCGGAGATAGTCCGAAGCGTTATAAAGAATCGAAATACGAAGGACAAACTGCACAGCATAGTGCTTTACACGAAAATGAAAAAGTCGCAACAGAATTAATCCAATTTTTATGGCACAAATAA
- the buk gene encoding butyrate kinase: MKKIITINPGATSTKVAYFEDEVLKWKEEITYTSEINRFKYVFDQFDMRYEDIQKLLTQHHIEEIDVAVGRGGLIGPVKSGGIEVTEKLIHKLQYDPVLEHPSNLGSKLAYEVVKQFGKQGAKAYIYDPVTVDSMSEVARLTGLKEVQRTSIGHHLNMRAVAMKAAKDLEKSYEAMNVIVVHLGGGASASAHEKGKIVDFVSDDEIMFSAERSGGLPIKEALKLLKRMSLDEFNHLVRREAGLQSHCGTKDLREIEARIENGDAYARLVIEAMALGVAKCIASLAATLKGEVDAICVTGGMVHYPFLREEIEKRVKFIGPYMPYPGEYEMEALAMGGLRIINQEEAVNPF, translated from the coding sequence ATGAAGAAGATAATCACAATCAATCCAGGTGCAACTTCGACTAAAGTTGCGTATTTTGAAGACGAAGTATTAAAGTGGAAAGAAGAAATCACATATACAAGTGAAATCAACCGCTTTAAATATGTATTTGATCAATTTGATATGAGATACGAAGACATACAAAAATTATTGACACAACATCATATTGAAGAGATTGATGTTGCAGTAGGAAGAGGCGGATTAATTGGTCCAGTCAAATCGGGCGGTATCGAAGTGACTGAAAAATTAATTCATAAGTTACAATATGATCCTGTACTTGAGCATCCATCAAATTTAGGAAGTAAACTTGCATATGAAGTAGTTAAACAGTTTGGTAAACAAGGGGCCAAAGCCTATATTTACGATCCTGTTACTGTGGATTCTATGAGTGAGGTCGCACGCTTAACAGGATTAAAAGAAGTACAAAGAACGAGCATTGGCCACCATCTTAATATGAGAGCCGTTGCTATGAAAGCAGCGAAAGACTTAGAGAAATCATATGAAGCAATGAATGTGATCGTTGTCCATCTTGGTGGAGGGGCTTCAGCAAGCGCACATGAAAAAGGGAAAATTGTCGACTTTGTTTCAGATGATGAAATCATGTTCTCAGCAGAGCGTAGTGGCGGTCTGCCAATCAAAGAAGCACTAAAACTATTAAAGCGCATGTCATTAGATGAATTTAACCACCTTGTAAGAAGAGAAGCAGGTCTTCAATCTCATTGTGGAACAAAAGACTTAAGAGAGATTGAAGCAAGAATTGAGAATGGCGATGCTTATGCGCGATTAGTCATCGAAGCCATGGCTTTAGGTGTAGCGAAGTGTATTGCATCACTTGCTGCAACATTGAAAGGTGAAGTCGATGCGATTTGTGTGACGGGGGGCATGGTGCATTACCCATTCTTAAGAGAAGAAATTGAAAAACGCGTGAAATTTATCGGTCCATACATGCCGTATCCTGGAGAATACGAAATGGAAGCCTTAGCTATGGGCGGACTGAGAATTATCAATCAAGAAGAAGCCGTGAACCCTTTTTGA
- a CDS encoding phosphate acyltransferase has protein sequence MNLKESMLNIAKDQIHAISELKLAVVKAAHSEVLQSVKQVLEEIDAKLILIDDKAALEEQLKTYAIPAEKYEIIDIAEAFEASQKAVELVKQGEVNAIMKGHLSTGKLLKAVVDKEKGIRKSDLLSHVAVLYIPKLNRLVGVTDGGMVLQPSKAEMQVIVEHAVSVFHKLGIKQPKVSLLSAAETVIPKLPASVFAQELTETTADAIIEGPLSIDLSLDSAIAEDKHYDGAIQGDADIIAVPDIVSGNSLSKSLIMFGQAQMAGIILGAEVPIILTSRSSSADEKFSSVLLSQLLIS, from the coding sequence ATGAATTTAAAAGAATCAATGCTCAATATTGCCAAAGATCAAATTCATGCGATTTCAGAATTAAAGCTTGCTGTAGTCAAAGCAGCGCATTCTGAAGTCCTACAGAGTGTCAAGCAAGTTTTAGAAGAAATAGACGCTAAGTTGATTTTGATTGATGATAAAGCGGCGCTCGAGGAGCAACTCAAGACATACGCAATTCCAGCAGAAAAATATGAAATTATAGATATAGCAGAGGCGTTCGAAGCTTCTCAAAAAGCAGTAGAACTTGTTAAACAAGGCGAAGTGAACGCGATAATGAAAGGGCATTTGAGCACTGGGAAGCTATTAAAAGCGGTTGTCGATAAAGAGAAAGGCATTAGAAAAAGTGACTTACTCTCTCACGTAGCGGTTTTATATATTCCAAAGCTCAACCGTTTAGTCGGCGTTACAGATGGCGGTATGGTGTTACAACCTTCTAAAGCAGAAATGCAAGTGATTGTTGAACATGCAGTTTCAGTATTCCATAAGTTAGGCATAAAGCAGCCTAAAGTTTCATTGTTATCAGCGGCTGAGACAGTGATACCTAAACTACCAGCTTCTGTATTTGCTCAAGAACTAACGGAAACAACTGCTGATGCGATTATTGAAGGTCCGCTATCCATTGATTTAAGCTTGGATTCAGCGATTGCCGAAGATAAACATTATGACGGAGCGATTCAAGGGGATGCCGATATTATCGCTGTACCGGATATTGTATCAGGCAACAGTCTGTCTAAAAGTTTAATTATGTTTGGACAAGCACAAATGGCAGGTATCATACTCGGAGCGGAGGTCCCTATCATTTTAACGTCTCGTAGTTCATCAGCAGATGAAAAGTTCTCGTCAGTTTTATTATCACAATTATTAATTTCATAA
- a CDS encoding PTS transporter subunit IIC, which translates to MEKMTTKNFIMNVLNGLAIGAVIVLIPGALLSELVKVLIPSFPFLKPVAGALVMSNGMMGLVVGMMVGLNFKFNPIQSASLGLATIFASGAIQFSPEGVMTIKGTGDVINMGLTAAIGAGVILLIGNKLKAYTILVIPPLLLGVVGIIGHILLPYVMGITTLIGKGVASLLTLQPIVMCILLAIIFGSLIVSPITTVGIALAISLSGIGSGAANVGICATGFGFAILGWRVNTRGTSLAHFIGSPKMSMANVAKKPVILVPIICSAACCGLIAALLQITGTPMSAGFGFSGLVGPINYLNLVDGGWNAINLLKSVIAFIVAPIGFGLLFKYVFTKVVPLVKAEDYYLDI; encoded by the coding sequence ATGGAAAAGATGACAACTAAAAATTTTATTATGAATGTATTGAACGGTCTTGCAATTGGAGCAGTCATTGTACTGATTCCAGGTGCGTTGTTGAGTGAACTTGTCAAAGTATTAATTCCATCTTTCCCTTTTTTAAAACCGGTTGCGGGCGCCCTTGTCATGTCTAATGGCATGATGGGGCTCGTCGTCGGGATGATGGTAGGGTTGAATTTTAAGTTCAATCCGATACAGTCAGCCTCTTTAGGGTTGGCGACCATCTTCGCCTCTGGTGCGATTCAGTTTTCGCCTGAAGGTGTGATGACGATTAAGGGAACGGGTGATGTTATCAATATGGGATTGACTGCCGCAATCGGTGCGGGTGTCATTCTATTGATTGGAAACAAACTGAAAGCTTATACGATTTTGGTTATTCCGCCATTATTACTTGGGGTTGTTGGAATTATTGGTCATATCCTTTTACCTTATGTCATGGGCATCACGACATTGATTGGTAAAGGTGTTGCTTCATTATTGACATTGCAACCGATTGTGATGTGTATTTTATTAGCAATTATCTTTGGTTCATTGATTGTGTCTCCTATCACGACAGTAGGAATCGCGTTAGCCATCTCATTATCAGGTATCGGATCAGGTGCTGCAAACGTTGGGATATGTGCAACAGGTTTTGGCTTTGCGATATTAGGATGGCGCGTCAATACGCGTGGTACGAGTTTAGCGCATTTCATTGGTTCACCAAAAATGTCGATGGCGAATGTAGCTAAAAAACCAGTCATTTTAGTGCCTATTATTTGTTCGGCGGCGTGTTGTGGTTTGATTGCAGCGTTGTTGCAAATCACAGGAACACCAATGAGTGCAGGTTTTGGTTTTAGTGGATTAGTGGGACCTATCAATTATTTGAACTTGGTTGATGGCGGTTGGAATGCAATCAATTTATTAAAATCAGTTATCGCATTTATTGTCGCACCAATTGGTTTTGGCTTGTTATTCAAATATGTCTTTACTAAAGTGGTGCCACTCGTGAAAGCGGAAGATTATTATCTTGATATATAA